The DNA window ATGATTATCTTTATACTGTTTACTTTTCAATGTCCATTTCCTCTGCCGTCTTTCGACTGCTCTAGTACTATATCATCTTTTACACCTTATGTGCAAGGGAATATAATTACTATATTGATCGGTTATATCAATTTAAGTCTCCGTTACATATAAATTCCTCTTTTTATCTTCCTTTATCGCGAAATATCATCTTGTTGTGTTAAATAAAAAATTATGGTACACTAATCCAAAGATTAATAAGTATTTTTAAAAATCGATTATTAGCTACATAATTTAAAATTCAAATATGGAGGATGTTGTGCAAAAAATTATAATTGATAAAAAGTATGAAAACAAAAAACTTGATAAGGTAATATCTATGTTGTTTCCCAAATTGTCTTATAATTCACTTTGTAAGGCATTTAGAAAAAAAGACATTAGAGTAAATGGCAATCATTGCAAATCATCTTATATTGTCGCTTCAGGCGATGTGGTTTCTATATATATAATAGATGCTATTTTGTTTGGTAAAACAGAAAATTCTGATATGTCGCACTTCTTTGACATAGTATATCAGGATGATAATCTTCTAATTGTGAATAAAATGCAAGGTATCTCTGTACACAACGATTCAACTAATGACAATTACACACTAATTAACATTATACGCAAAAATTTGGCCCTGCCTAACGCTATGTTGTGTCATCGTTTAGACAGAAATACTGGAGGTCTTATACTTATTGCTAAAAATATACAAACATTAGATTTATTGACCAACAAAATAAAAAATAACGAAATAAAAA is part of the Clostridiales bacterium genome and encodes:
- a CDS encoding RluA family pseudouridine synthase; the protein is MEDVVQKIIIDKKYENKKLDKVISMLFPKLSYNSLCKAFRKKDIRVNGNHCKSSYIVASGDVVSIYIIDAILFGKTENSDMSHFFDIVYQDDNLLIVNKMQGISVHNDSTNDNYTLINIIRKNLALPNAMLCHRLDRNTGGLILIAKNIQTLDLLTNKIKNNEIKKYYKCLVYGNPHNKKATLHGYLFKNKKLSRVFIKDTPSKNTLEIITRYKLLSTSQNTSLLEIELLTGRTHQIRAHMSHIGLPIIGDGKYGMNKINKQFSYKFQALWAYKVIFKFSDNNHLSYLNNKVFEVVPNFV